The nucleotide sequence CTCCGGCACCGCTCAACCTGGTCGAGACGAGCCGCGCGGTCGTGCCGTACGCGCCGACCTCCAGGGTGGAAATCAAAGCGCCGCGGATGCTTTCCACGTACTCCAGGTCGGCGCTCAGCCGGAATCGAGCTGGCCCGTCGAGTTCGAGGCCGATCGTGATCGGCCGCAGCGTCAGGTGGTCGTGGTAAAGCTCGCGGAAGTCGTCGACCGCGTCCGGGCCGAGTCGATCCAGGTCCAGCGGTGCGCTGGAGCTGGTGTCGAAGCCGGTGGCGAGGACCAGTGGCGCCCGGGTGAGCACGCTCTTGCCCGAGTTGTTCTTGCCGAGCACCACCGTGACCGGGGCGAGCTCGACCTCCTGCCGGTCCCGGAAGCAGCGATAGTTTTCCAGCACGAGTTTGCGGAGGGGCATTCGGGAATTCCTACCACAGTCGGAGCTACCGAAGTGGACCGTCGGGTGTCCGCAACCCGACTCCTGGCATCCCCGCCAACACGGTCAGAAATGATCAAAATTCGGCTGCTATCGTCGGGCCGGGACAGCGGGGAGGGCCTGACGTGCTGAATCCAGACGGACTTGTAACCGACACGGACGTGCTGCGAAACTACGCCGGCCACCTTGATCAGGTTGCGGATGATCTCAAGCCGCTACAGGAACGGTTCGCTGTAAACGGTCCGGCGACGATCTCGATCGACGCACTCGGCAGCCGTACCGGATGGCTTCACCTGATGGCCGAGGAGCTTCGCGCATTCCGCGAGACCTATGTGGACGCGCAGTCCGGCACGGAGTGGCGACTGCGCCGGATTCGGGATGCCATCCGGGAGGCCGGGCGGCTGCTCGGCGAGGCGGCGGACGAATACGACCGGAGTGATCGGGACGCCGCCGGCCGCACCGGGGCGGCTGGCCGATGAGCCTCCCACTACCCGAGGCGGCCTACGTCCTCAGCGGGGTGGCCCGACTGACCGGCGTCGACGACCCGGTCAAGATGCTCAAGGAGCCCGGCTCGACGAGATGGTGCACAGCTTCGAGGCGACCCGGGCCCGCATCCTGGAGGCCGGCGAAGCCGTGTCGCGGATCCAGGTGACCCGACAGAGCGACGACCGGTCGATCGAGGTCACGGTTGGCCACGACCGGGAAGTGGTTGATCTCCAGATCGCCGATTCGGCGCTACGAAGGAGTGACGGTCGCGCCATAGCCGATACCGTCCTGTCGCTCATCGCCCAGGCGCAGGCCGAGTTCAGCCGGACCGCTCAGGAGGACTACCAGCGGATCACCGGTCTCCACCTCGACCCCTCCGCCCTCGACGGCCCTGCCGTGCTCGGCCGGCTCTCCCGCGAGCTGTTCGGTGGCTGAGCAGGCCATCCAGAGCGCGCCGAGCATCCCGGACCAGGGCCAACCATTCGTCCTGCGCCGCCGGGGGCTCGTCTGGGTGCTGGCCCTGCAACCAGTGCTGTGGCTGGGCATCCTGTCGCTGTTGTGCGTCCCAGCCCTTAACCCGTCCGGAGCACCGTGGACCCTGCTGGTGCTGGTCCTGCCCTTTCTCGTCGTGATGCTCTTCGCGATCCTCCGGGCCATGTCGAAGGTGACCGGCATCTGGCTCGCCGCCGACGCGGACGGAGTCTGGTTGCGGGCGCGCGGGCGGGCCGGCGGTGACGCCTTCGCGGTCCGGGTGCCCTGGGACCAGATCGAGTCCGTCTTCGCGATCCAGACGAGCCGGACGGGAATCTCCGGCGGCCCGTGGACGCTTGTCGTCCGGGTGTGACTGATCAGGTGGTCGCTGTGGCGGTGGGTAGCCAGGGGCGGCCGGCGATGAGTTCGGTGAGGGCGTTCATGATGTTGCGGCCGTGTGCGGTGGTGGTGGCGAGGTAGGAGCGGATCAGCGCGAACTGCTGGGCTCCGTCGAGGGTGCGTAAGCTCCCGGATACTTTCTGTCGGATCTTGACCATGCGGATCTGCTGCTCGGCGGCGTTGTTGTCGAACGGGGACCGCAGGTCGACCGTGAAACGCAGGTAGTCGTCGATGCGGTCACGCATCCGGCGGCCGAGCGCGGTCAGTTTCCGGCCGGTCTTCGACTTCTCGTGCTGGTGGTCCTTGACCGCGATCAGAGCGGCCTGGTGGAACAGGCCGGTCTGCTCGGCCAGCAGGTCTGGGTTGATACCGGACGCCTTGTGGACGCGTGCGGTGTCCGCGGCGGTCTTGAGTCGTAGGATCGCGTCGGCTGCCTGCCCGGGCCATACCGCCCGCGGTGCCAGTTCGGCGGCGGCGGTCAGTTCCCGCAGCAGGTGGGCGCAGCACAGCTGGTGGGCGGCCGGGGTGTAGGTGTCGTATGGGGCCCACGCGTCGTGCACGGCGATCCCGGTGATCGAGGCCATCACCTGGCCGGCGTCGATCCCGGCCCGGCCGCGTTTCGGGTGCACCCAGACGAGGGTGTACTTGCCGGTGGTAGCCACATGCACCCAGTGCAGCTTGCCGGCGACCCGCAGCCCGGACTCGTCGACGTGCACCACGCCCGCGCTGGCCAGCGCGTCGCGGACCTGATCCACGAACTCCGAATCGGTCAGAGCATCCCCGGCGCGGGCGTGAGCGGCGGCGACCGCGCCCGCCGACATCGGCACGCCGAACAAATCACTCATGGCCTGCGCCGTCCGTGCCTGCGCCCCGAACAACGCCTGCTGCAGATACACCGCCGCGGCCTGAGCCCTCGGCCCGTACTGAACCGGGGCGTCCACCCCGTCCGGAGACCGGCCGGCGGTGACGTGCCCGCACCCGCACCGGCGGGACACGATCCGATGCTCGGTCACCCGCACACCAACCTCCGGCAGGTCGAACACCTGCCGCGCGACGACCCCGGCAACCCTGGCACCGGTCAGATCCCCACCACATTCGCCACAGCCAGCAGGTTCGTGCTCCACCCACTCGTGTGGGTCATCCACCTGCCGCAACGTGCGCCCCTGATGGCCCGGCTGACCGCCGGCACGCCGACCCGACCGGGTTCGCAACGACTTCGGCGCCGGCTTGGCCAACCCGTCTGACGACGGCGGCCGCGACGAGTTCGACGAGTCCTGCCCAAGCCGGGCCCGCAGATCCGCGTTCTCGGCCCGCAACACCGCGTTCTCCCGCCGCAACCCGGCGTTGTCCCGCTCAAGCTCAAGAACCCGGGCCTCCAGCCGGGCAAGCCGCTCAAGCAGCTCCACGATGGACGGCGTTCCGGACACCCGACCATGATCCACCCAGACCAGCCCAGGTCAAGCCAACCCGCCGACGAGCACCTGATCAGTCACGTCCGGGTCAAGGACCTCCCCGCCACGCTACGTCCACCCGACCAGCGCACGGCCGCACGCTCGACGTTCACGGTGAGCCTGTGGCTGTCGAACTACTCGGCCCCCGAGGCAATCGACCTGCTCACTCGGCTTTCCGCACAGCGGGCCCCGGTCGGCTGAGAACCTACGGTCAGCCGTCCCGCACGGCCACACTGACCGGGTCCAGCCAGCCGGGGGCGAGATAGACCGACTGGCTCGACGGCGAAGTCAGCGGCACCTGCACCTCGTCCAGCAACACCGGCTCCTGCTTGCGGGCCGGCACCAGCAGCAGCCGGGCCGCCGGCCGGGGTCGAGCCGGGTCGGCCAACTCCTGGAAAAGTCCGAGCTGGCCATACCGGGCCAGTGGCGCCG is from Micromonospora sp. WMMD1102 and encodes:
- a CDS encoding type VII secretion target, translated to MLNPDGLVTDTDVLRNYAGHLDQVADDLKPLQERFAVNGPATISIDALGSRTGWLHLMAEELRAFRETYVDAQSGTEWRLRRIRDAIREAGRLLGEAADEYDRSDRDAAGRTGAAGR
- a CDS encoding YbaB/EbfC family nucleoid-associated protein; translation: MVHSFEATRARILEAGEAVSRIQVTRQSDDRSIEVTVGHDREVVDLQIADSALRRSDGRAIADTVLSLIAQAQAEFSRTAQEDYQRITGLHLDPSALDGPAVLGRLSRELFGG
- a CDS encoding IS66 family transposase, whose product is MSGTPSIVELLERLARLEARVLELERDNAGLRRENAVLRAENADLRARLGQDSSNSSRPPSSDGLAKPAPKSLRTRSGRRAGGQPGHQGRTLRQVDDPHEWVEHEPAGCGECGGDLTGARVAGVVARQVFDLPEVGVRVTEHRIVSRRCGCGHVTAGRSPDGVDAPVQYGPRAQAAAVYLQQALFGAQARTAQAMSDLFGVPMSAGAVAAAHARAGDALTDSEFVDQVRDALASAGVVHVDESGLRVAGKLHWVHVATTGKYTLVWVHPKRGRAGIDAGQVMASITGIAVHDAWAPYDTYTPAAHQLCCAHLLRELTAAAELAPRAVWPGQAADAILRLKTAADTARVHKASGINPDLLAEQTGLFHQAALIAVKDHQHEKSKTGRKLTALGRRMRDRIDDYLRFTVDLRSPFDNNAAEQQIRMVKIRQKVSGSLRTLDGAQQFALIRSYLATTTAHGRNIMNALTELIAGRPWLPTATATT